A genomic window from Erpetoichthys calabaricus chromosome 17, fErpCal1.3, whole genome shotgun sequence includes:
- the usp8 gene encoding ubiquitin carboxyl-terminal hydrolase 8: MPAVSSGLKELYLSTSLGELNKKAEVKPDKISTRSYVQSACKIFKAAEECRLDRDEEKAYVFYMKFLSVYDLIKKRPDFKQQQDYVMSMLGPTSFKKAIEEAEKLSDSLKLRYEEAEVRKKLEERERQEEKKKKLEKSKTEEKEPAKGALKENGDVKKDKKIKLEQKDLKDGQNKTSKDSVSLGAITAKKLFEILNDQNIAVIIMDARSQKDYQESQIQVPTQKSISVPEDIIKPGITVNQIEANLPSESREQWKKRGLADYVVLLDWFSSAKDLKLGTTLQSLKDALFKWDSQTILRSEPLVLEGGYESWLLCYPMYTSNAKIKPPKQERTETIVVSLNFSYPSLEEPPVQVNIEPEHPVEVNGKIPFDETELQVEDSEETKQPTKNIPEQNQVESPIPSAKSESEAVSKTVVTTKIIPQIDRTKKPSVKIPNGTKSGIAAASTDQKNIHNGPVVPDRSVKPSFDISSSLTEEEKNQIHLETASLIEKAKKEQELRKREKNVQEEQQKEQERQEQKEKLEQEEREKKQKEEKEHKETVERKRLEKLEAEKAELEKKLKEEQEKGRSSEMAQVNKGSRESSPDIMASHETKRETLNRARSEEMGRTVPGLPEGWMKFLDTVTGTFRYYHSPTNMVHLYPPEMSVSATPPSTPPTLKPKQQPQVELEKGHSKLKRSYSSPDITQAVLEEGKKKVIVTPTINRGTKPASFTTYTKTEFTRPTATQIRNLNPVFGGLGAALTGLRNLGNTCYMNSILQSLCNTPRLAEYFNKNYYQEDINRSNILGHKGEVAEEFGVIMKALWSGQYRFISPRDFKFTIGKINDQFSGFDQQDSQELLLFLMDGLHEDLNKADNRKRYKEETNDHLDDYKAAELAWSKHKMLNESIIVALFQGQFKSTVQCLTCHKKSRTFEAFMYLSLPLASSNKCSLQECLKLFSKEEKLTDNNKVLCSHCKTRRDSTKKIEIWKLPPILLVHLKRFSYDGRWKQKLQTSVDFPLENLDLSQYVIGPKSNLKKYSLYGVSNHYGGLDGGHYTAYCKNAIKQRWHKFDDHEVSDISTSSVKSSAAYILFYTSLDFRVSEIAT, translated from the exons ctaTGTTCAGAGtgcttgtaaaatatttaaagctgCAGAAGAGTGCAGATTGGACAGAGATGAAGAAAAAGCATATGTGTTTTATATGAAGTTCCTCTCTGTTTATGATCTTATTAAAAAAAGGCCTGATTTTAAGCAGCAGCAG GACTATGTTATGTCTATGCTTGGACCAACAAGTTTCAAAAAAGCAATTGAAGAAGCTGAGAAGCTGTCTGATAGTCTTAAACTTAG ATATGAGGAAGCAGAAGTACGCAAAAAACTAGAAGAGAGGGAAAgacaagaagaaaagaagaaaaaactagagaaatcaaaaactgaagaaaaagaaccaGCCAAAGGTGCTCTGAAAGAAAATGGAGATGTGAAAAAAGACAAGAAG attaAGTTGGAGCAGAAGGATTTAAAAGATGGTCAAAATAAGACATCAAAAG ACTCTGTGTCACTTGGAGCAATTACAGCAAAAAaactttttgaaatattaaatgatcaaaacattgctgttattataatgGATGCCAGGAGTCAAAAGGATTATCAGGAATCTCAAATTCAAGTGCCTACTCAGAAGAGTATCAGCGTTCCTGAGGACATTATAAAACCAGG aataacaGTAAACCAGATAGAGGCAAACTTGCCTTCAGAATCCAGAGAACAATGGAAGAAACGAGGCCTTGCTGATTATGTAGTTTTGTTAGATTGGTTTAGTTCTGCAAAAGACCTAAAACTTGGGACCACACTACAAAGCCTAAAAGATGCATTGTTTAAG TGGGACAGTCAGACAATACTTCGGAGTGAACCATTGGTTTTAGAAGGTGGTTATGAAAGCTGGCTTCTTTGTTATCCCATGTATACATCTAATGCCAAAATCAAACCTCCAAAGCAGGAGAGGACTGAAACCATAGTTGTTTCAT taAATTTTAGCTACCCATCTTTAGAAGAGCCTCCTGTACAAGTTAACATAGAACCAGAACATCCTGTGGAAGTAAATGGGAAGATTCCCTTTGATGAAACTGAGCTTCAAGTAGAAGATTCAGAAGAAACTAAACAGCCTACAAAAAATATACCTGAGCAAAACCAGGTGGAATCACCCATACCTTCTGCAAAATCAGAAAGCGAGGCAGTCAGCAAAACTGTAGTGACAACTAAGATTATTCCACAA ATTGATCGTACCAAGAAGCCTTCAGTAAAAATACCAAATGGCACCAAATCTGGCATAGCTGCTGCATCCACTGAccaaaaaaatattcacaatggACCAGTTGTTCCTGATCGCTCGGTAAAACCATCTTTTGACATAAGCAGTTCTCTCACGGAGGAAGAGAAAAATCAGATTCATCTAGAAACAGCTAGTCTtatagaaaaggcaaaaaaagagcAGGAATTGCGAAAAcgagaaaaaaatgtacaagaagAGCAACAAAAGGAACAAGAAAGACAAGAACAGAAGGAGAAATTAGagcaggaagaaagagagaaaaagcagAAGGAGGagaaagaacacaaagaaacAGTGGAGAGGAAAAGGTTAGAAAAACTTGAAGCTGAAAAAGCAGAGctggaaaaaaaactaaaggaaGAACAAGAGAAAGGAAGAAGTAGTGAAATGGCTCAAGTAAATAAGGGCTCCAGAGAATCCTCTCCAGATATCATGGCCAGTCATGAAACTAAG AGAGAAACCTTGAACCGAGCCAGGAGTGAAGAAATGGGCAGAACTGTGCCTGGTTTGCCTGAAGGCTGGATGAAG TTTTTAGATACAGTGACTGGGACTTTTCGATATTATCATTCACCCACAAATATGGTTCACCTGTACCCACCAGAGATGAGTGTATCTGCAACACCCCCTTCCACACCCCCCACTCTTAAGCCAAAGCAGCAGCCACAGGTGGAGCTAGAAAAGGGGCACTCCAAGTTGAAGCGTTCTTACTCTTCTCCAGACATCACACAAGCCGTCTTGGAGGAAGGCAAGAAGAAAGTGATTGTAACTCCCACAATTAACCGAGGAACTAA GCCTGCCAGCTTCACCACATACACTAAAACTGAGTTCACACGGCCAACTGCTACTCAGATACGCAACCTCAACCCTGTGTTTGGTGGTCTAGGTGCTGCTCTTACAGGTCTGCGAAATCTTGGCAACACCTGTTACATGAACTCTATCCTGCAAAGCTTGTGTAACACTCCACGCTTGGCAGAATATTTCAATAAGAACTACTATCAGGAAGATATCAACAG ATCCAACATTTTGGGACATAAAGGAGAAGTAGCTGAAGAATTTGGAGTTATTATGAAAGCACTGTGGTCGGGGCAGTACAGGTTTATTAGTCCCAGagattttaaatttacaattgGGAAGATTAATGATCAGTTTTCAGGCTTTGATCAGCAGGACTCACAAGAGCTGTTACTTTTCTTAATGGATGGGCTTCATGAGGATCTAAATAAA GCTGACAATAGGAAAAGGTACAAAGAAGAAACTAATGATCACCTTGATGACTACAAGGCTGCAGAATTGGCTTGGAGTAAACACAAGATGCTTAATGAATCCATTATTGTGGCCCTGTTTCAAGGCCAGTTTAAATCCACAGTGCAGTGTCTGACATGTCATAAAAAATCCAGGACATTTGAAGCTTTCATGTACTTGTCATTGCCATTAGCATCTTCAAACAAATGTTCCCTGCAG gaATGTCTGAAGTTATTTTCTAAAGAAGAAAAACTAACTGACAACAATAAAGTGTTATGCAGCCATTGCAAAACTCGAAGAGATTCAACCAAAAAGATTGAAATCTGGAAGCTCCCACCTATACTGCTTGTGCATTTAAAAAG ATTTTCTTATGATGGCAGATGGAAACAGAAGCTTCAGACATCTGTGGATTTCCCTTTGGAAAATCTGGATTTGTCCCAGTATGTGATTGGTCCAAAGAGTAATTTAAAGAAATACAGCTTGTATGGAGTATCT aatcACTATGGAGGACTGGATGGAGGTCATTATACAGCTTACTGCAAAAATGCTATAAAGCAACGATGGCACAAGTTTGATGATCACGAGGTGTCTGATATTTCGACATCTTCAGTCAAGTCTTCTGCTGCTTATATTCTATTTTACACCTCCTTGGATTTCCGAGTGTCAGAAATTGCCACTTAA